GTTCCCATTCATTGGCTttgtttttatcccacctttctccccaacagggatccaaagcagcttacatcattcttctctcacaaccctgtaaggtagggtaggctgagcgcacgtgattggcccaaggtcacccttgCGAGCTTTCACGGCAcaggtggggattcgaacctgggttccCCAGATCGCAGCCCAGCGCTTAAAATACCTGCCCCCAACGCATTATGCCCATCACCAATCTTAAATGGGGCGCCCCACACATTCTGGTCCGCAGGCCGAGATTCTTCAGGGGGAAACAAAGGACTAGCTGATTTCTCCCCATAGTTAGAGGGAGGCGGGGCCTCTGCCAGGCAGGGCCGTGAATCACCAAAAGTAGAAAGACAGTGTGCAAGAGGGGTGCTGTGGGACGTACTCCGCCCACAGGCTGTGTTGGTTAGCATCTTTTCATTGGATGGATTCGTGAAGCCAGGGCACCGGGACCATTCCAGGAGTCAGGCCGCTGCCTGTCAGTTGCCTGGGTACTCAAACACCGCAGCAGCTCCCATGCCTGTCCCAATGCACATGGAGACCACCCCGTAGGCTCTgcaagaggagaagaagatattggattgatatcccaacctatactctgaatctcagagtcccagaatggtcacaatctcctttacctccccccgccccaccacaacagacaccctgtaaagtaggtggggctgaaagagttcttacagcagctgcccttttggggacaactcccacgagaccTATGGcagacccacggccattccagcagctgcaagtgtaggagtggggaatcaaacctggttctcccagataagagtccgtgcacttaaccacgacaccaaaggAGGTGCAGAACATTCTGGAATTGCTTTTTGCTTTCTCATTTAAACTAATGCTTAAATGGCAGCTCAAAcaaaaggaggatggggaaaaacCTAGAGCTCGCTGTAGGATACAGATGCATGCACTGAAACCACAGGAGATGagggcagctacatgcatagatggcttcaagaggggatgagatcaatacttcctctaaactgtggagtcttctgagcaaaaattctgttttgtgagttATTGGCAttgagttgtgagctactgaataaattaattagccctggggccatttttcccaaaTCAAAAATGtataagctggaggctaaaaaactgtgaagctagctcacactaactcagagggaacactggattggagaaacatatggagcagaggtccatctgtggctattagtattgttggaactctctgtctggggcagtgatgctctgtattcttggcgcttggaggggcacagtgggagggcttctagtgtcctagccccaccgatggacctcctgatggcacctgagttttttgacCACTAGGTGACAGAGTGTTAgattggatgtgccattggcctgatccaacatggcttctcttatgttcttaaaactaaCAAAGACCTTTCTTAGCTTCCTCTCATCTGCCAGTCTGAACTGGCAGAAAAACGAGTTTTGCAGTACTTAACTCCCCAGAAGGAGCTCCTGCGGCAGAAAGACCAATTTCTCAATCTGCTCAGCGCCTCCACGGCCCCCTTTGCAAACGCAGGCAAAGGATCAAGCACTTTCTAATCCCCCACATGGGCACACGCTCGATCTTAATGATGCAGCCCCTCCGACACTCACCTCTTCCCCCTCCGCTTCAGCTCGTTCAGCAGAGTGACAACCTGCCGCGCTCCGGTGCAGCCCAGGGGGTGCCCCAAGGCGATGGCGCCACCAAGAGGATTGACCTTCTCCAGAGGGATGCCCAACTTCTCCACGCAGTACACGGCCTGCAGGGACACCACAATCGAGAGCACCGTCAGGCACCTTCCTTGGCCCGTGTCCCAAATGACATCTGGGTTGAACAGAGACCTTACTTCTGACTACTACGCAGGGTGTTCCGGTTTCACAATTTAAAACCTAAGTAGCATAGAagatttatagcaggggtggccaagggtagctctccagatgttttttgcctacaactcccatcagccccaaccagcatggccaatggctggcgctgatgggagttgtaggcaaaaaacatctggagagcgaccgttggccacccctgctttatagagcCTTCCAGAGCTGTCCTTATGGTACAGAACATGCTGCTGGCTCTCTTGCTGCTTCGCCCTCAGGATGCTCTGGGCTCTGCCGCCTCCAGCCCTCCTGTCTCAGCAAGCCCAGGGAAGTCAACTGAATCAGGAAGGCTCGTCTGACAGCAGCAGCACCGCATGGGTCAGATTCCCAGACAGCGCTGCAATTACACTGGGGAAAGTATTCTGAAGCCTTACCCAAACCAGGCCTACCCAGTTACAGGGAGAACAAGGGAGACTGCTGAAAGAAAAAGGGGACATAAAAAAGAGGATCAAAAGAAGAGGGAACGGGGCAGCGTGATAAACGAAGGAACAAGAGAGCGCATCGGCTTGCATGCATCTACATATGCACAAGCAAGCGCTATCTGCCTGCAAAAAGGGGGCTTGTTTGCTACTCTCCACTTGGGATACTGAACGGCCTTTCTGCTTTATCACTGCAGTCAGACTGGACTTATTTTATGTTTCATTCCTTCTGCTGACAAGGTCTCAAAAGGAAGCCATGGAGGACATGTCCTTTGTTTAATATGTGTGTGTCCGCTCTGTATCTGTCTAGACGTGCGCGGTAGGCCTGGATGGATGGAACGTGTGTGTCCGAGTCAGAGACTCAACCCACTCAGTTCTTCTGCGGTGAGAATTCAAAAGGGAAAACTGTGCACCTGTGGCAGAGAACCAAAAAACCCAACCAGGGCAGGCTTCTCTCTCACCTGACTAGCAAAGGCTTCGTTGATTTCAAAGATATCAACATCTTTCACAGTCAAACCTGCATATGAGGGAGAGACATTACGACAGTGAGCTTTTCCAACAGCTTTTCCAGGGAGCTTTTTCAATAGCATGCTATACAAATCGTAACACATTCAATACCTGAACAAAATTCATTGTAGACTGTTCACTAAAGCTTGATTATAGTCTTTGTATAACCGGCGCATAAAATCCCTCCCACAATTTCTCTCTTGTTAATCACCCTAAACACGAGAAATGGCTGTTAACTGTTGAAATACAGCACAGCAAAACCTCCTAATGCCCATCGCTAAGCAGAAACGCTTTAAAACCAGGAAAGTGTTTCTGCTTAGAGATGGGCATTAGGAGGTTTTGCTAGTTCCAGGAACCACAGATCAGATTTGCTTCTCAGCTGCCCATGGCTGAACAACCTGGCAGTGAACCAGCTGCCCGTATCTCTTCCCGCCACACACACTGATTGGTAGCGGGCGCTCCCTCCAGTGAGCTGTGCCATCTGAGCTCATGCCGAACTACTCACAGCTATTCCTCACACAAGACCAAACTGTAGCTTGTGCAAATCTGCCTTTGGGAAATGCAAACACACCTGCAAATCTCGAGAGACCTACGCTAACGACAGATGAAAgccatggccagccacctctcgGAACATCTCTTCCCTTGAGCCCCCTGCAGGCCTGCACAAGTCGACTATgacttgcagggctctttttctagcaggagctcctctgcatattaggccacaccccctgacttagccaatcctccaagagcttagagggctcttagtccagggcctactggaagctccaggaggattggctacatcaggggggggcgtggcctaatatgaagagcACTTGAAAGCACATTCCTCTTCTCATACTTGGAAGGCTGTGATACTTGATTTCAGATTGGTAATGCTGCTGGGACACGCGGGCGATACCCTAGAAAGTACCACTATGTCTCGGGAATCCTGGCACAAATATGATGTTACGGGTGGCAAGGAAGGCGTGAGGAGATAGGGAGAGATCTATTGTGTTCCCTCCCTGTTGTCACAACAGCTGAGAAAGAAAGGATGCCACGCAGAAAGAACAAGATGATaatgatcttggatttatatcccgccctccactccgaagagtctcagagcggctcacaatctcctttaccttcctcccccacaacagacaccctgtgaggtagatgaagatattggatttatatcccgccctccactctgaagagtctcagagcagctcacaatctcctttatcttcctcccccacaacagacaccctgtgaggtagatgaagatactggatttatatcccgccctccactccgaagagtctcagagcggctcacaatctcctttcccttcctcccccacaacagacaccctgtgaggtagaagaagatattggatttatatcccgccctccactccgaagagtctcagagcggctcacaatctcctttcccttcctcccccacaacagacaccctgtgaggtagaagaagatattggatttatatcccgccctccactccaaagagtctcagaggggctcacaatctcctttcccttcctcccccacaacagacactctgtgaggtagatgaagatattggatttatatcccgccctccactccaaagagtctcagaggggctcacaatctcctttcccttcctcccccacaacagacaccctgtgaggtagaagaagatattggatttatatcccgccctccactccaaagagtctcagaggggctcacaatctccttccccttcctcccccacaacagacaccctgtgaggtagaagaagatattggatttatatcccgccctccactccaaagagtctcagaggggctcataatcacctttcccttcctcccccacaacagacaccctgtgaggtagatgaagatactggatttatatcccgccctccactccgaagagtctcagagcggctcacaatctcctttaccttcctcccaaacaacagacaccctgtgaggtgggtggggctggagagggctctcacagcagctgccctttcaaggacaacctctgccagagctatggctgacccaaggctttccaggagctgcaagtggagaagtggggaatcaaacccggttctcccagataagagttcacacacttaaccactacatcaaactggctacaCTACACCAAAGAAGAAACCTTTTGGCTGGATTAAGATGCTAGCTAAGAACTCAGAACCACTGTGCCCGCCCTGGtatcaaataaaaaaatacaaaatggacATTCTCATCACACTTAAGCCAGGTCTCACCAGCCTTTTCCAGTGCAACCGGGATGGCATAGGCTGGCCCTATGCCCATGACATCGGGTGGAACTCCAACTACGGCGTAAGACCTCAGCACGCCCAAAACGGGAAGGCCCAGCTGGGATGCTCTGGAGCGTCTGGCCAGgagaacagcagcagcaccaTCGCTCACCTGGCTGGAATTACCTGTGGGAAAAGGTTTTGCACAATGGTCTCTGCAGCTGGGTGACGGAAGAACATGGGGAAACTGGCAGTGCAAAGAAAACTGATTTGTTTGGCTGCTGTCCAGCAGGACAGATGTGCAAATCCATTCACAGACCTTGGCAGGCCGACTACCTTGCACGATCAGCACTGGGTGGCTGCACATGTGGTGATCTATGACTTAAGGCTCTAGCAGAACTGGGAACCGTTAACAGCTTGCAAGAGTGGGGCTGCCTTCAGCCATGACACTGCCCCTATCCAATTTGTACTTCAAGGCAATTCAGAATGATGACAAGCCACGGAAGTCGCTGGGTGGCCCTCATCTGTCGAGCGCTTCTTTATGCCTTGAAGTTCCTTTAGACTAATACTGCAGTCTCCGCCCACCAACTTCCCACCAACCCAGGCTGACATCACCAGCTTGCAGAAGTCTGCAAACCTGTATCACCAGTTTGCAGAAGTTGAGAAGCGAAACACTGACCGAGAGCACAAGCGCCCTGTCTTTGGCCAGATGTCCCTGTGCCTTCACCCCCTGTCCGTTCTTACCGGCAGTGGTGGTGCCATCCTCCTTGAAGGCCGGCTTCAGCTTGGTCAGGCCTTCCAAGGTGGTGCTTGGCCGGACGCCCTCGTCCTGGAGCACTGTGATCGTCTCCTGCTTGCCCTGGTCGTTCGTGACAGTGGTCGTTACAGGAACAATCTCGTTTCTAAACCACCCCATCTGCTGGGCTCGGGCTGCTCTGGAAGCACaacgtattttttttttaaaccctctgaGTATCTGTCTGCTAAACACATTGAAGCCACAAAACAGCAGACTTGGTGAAAGCCTGTGCCCCCTCCACACGCTCACTGCATCTTCTAagacagcggtggccaaacttgcttaatgtaagagcgacatgatatttttttaaatctgatatatttgagagccgcaagacaaggagggagggaggaaaatgtttatgggagagatggaaagaaagcaactttaacttcaaagacattctccaagctgctggctggcttgcagaagtgctttaaagagacaaatgctttcacCAAGCCCACTGACGggaaggggctttgagagccacacaatatgcatgaaagagccacatctggctcctgagTCGCAGTCCGGCCGTCCCTgttctaagaagaagatattggatttatatcccgccctccactctgaagaatctcagagcagctcacaatctccctctcccaaaacagacaccctgtgaggtgggtggggctggagagggctctcatagcagctgccctttcaaggacaacctctgccagagctacggctgacccaaggccattccagcaggtgcaagtggaggagtggggaatcaaacccggctctcccagataagagtccacacacttaaccactatggctgacccaaggccatgccagcagctgcaagtggaggagtggggaatcaaacccggttcttccagataagagtccgcacacttcaccactacaccatactggctctccaggatgCAGAGGAAAGAACTGTGTGGAGCCGTACATGCCCTTCGTGCACCACAAGAATAATGTTAGCTGGAAAGGCCCCTTGGAGCAATAACCCCCTCAGCTAAACCCAATGACAGcaaaacatctttttaaaaaacaaaaaacaaactggCATTCAAACAGAGCTGTGTTACTTTCAGGATATACACAGAAACCGCAATACCACAACCACTGCGAGAGCACAAGAGGAAGCACAGTTGTGTGGAAG
This portion of the Heteronotia binoei isolate CCM8104 ecotype False Entrance Well chromosome 10, APGP_CSIRO_Hbin_v1, whole genome shotgun sequence genome encodes:
- the ACAA1 gene encoding 3-ketoacyl-CoA thiolase, peroxisomal, producing MRRVKVVLGHLQGGGGGRPRPQAAPCLALSSAQARSAAAPDDVVVVHGRRTPIGKAKRGGLKDTTPDELLAAVMTAVLKDLQLKAEELGDICVGNVLQPGAGALTARVGQFLSGIPETVPLSCVNRQCSSGLQAVINIAGGIRNGSYDIGLACGVESMSLRSVGNPGDVSSRMMENSNARDCLIPMGITSENVAERFGVTRQKQDAFALASQQKAARAQQMGWFRNEIVPVTTTVTNDQGKQETITVLQDEGVRPSTTLEGLTKLKPAFKEDGTTTAGNSSQVSDGAAAVLLARRSRASQLGLPVLGVLRSYAVVGVPPDVMGIGPAYAIPVALEKAGLTVKDVDIFEINEAFASQAVYCVEKLGIPLEKVNPLGGAIALGHPLGCTGARQVVTLLNELKRRGKRAYGVVSMCIGTGMGAAAVFEYPGN